TCCGCCAGCAACGGCATGGATACCCGCTCGCTGTCCACCTGGCCCAGCATGGTTTCATAACCATAATTATTGGGATGGCTTTGCCCCCAATACTTGATACCCCCCAAAGATGGCAGCCGAAAACCACTGGCTTCGCCATGAATCTTTACCGGCCCCGTGCCCTCAAGCACATAGGCAAAGGCGACGCCCTCATCGTACACGCGAAATCGCAAGCGCAGGCTGCGGGCCTCCTTACGCACCAACAACTCCCTCTCATTGGCCCGGTTGACATAAGTGGACCGCTTGCCCACCGGCAACGTGTAAGTCTCATTTATCTCCCGGCGCGTAACCGAGCTTACCGAAAGTCCCGCGGTGAAATCTCCTTCACTGGTGGTGATTCCTAACGGACTGTTCTCCAAGACCACGGCACCTCGGCTGCGAACGCGGTAGAACAGCGCGCCAGAGGATTCCTCCAGGTGAAGGGTGGCCTGAATGCTGCCGTTGGGCGAGGCCACCGTCTCCTGCCACTCCGCCGCGGGCAGGCTGAATATAAACAGCCAAATGCCCCATAAAAGCAGCACAACAAAGCAAAGTCTCTTTAAGCCTAAAGAATCCCAATGAAAGCGAGGCCATGGTGTCATGCGAATTTAATGTTGGCGGAAAAATTGAGGAATTCGAGCAAATTCCTCTCTCCACACCTTCCTTGTCTGAACCGGGTCTGCTTGACTTCAGGCCACCTGCGGCGGCATGGCTGGGGCGGGACGTGGCTTCCCCCCCACCAAGCCCTTTAACCATGCCCAGAGGAGCTTGAAACCACGCAACAGGCCAATGTCGCGCACGCCTTTCATTTGATAAACCCGGCAGAGGTCCTCTTCATGAGTGCTGTAACGAGGAGGTAAAATGAACAAGGATTGGGCCTCGCTACCTTCGGCTTCCACCAAAACTTCGGGGTAAAACAGCGGTCGAAATACACCTCCGCCGGCGCGGTGACCTTCGGCTTCCACCAAAACTTCGGGGTAAAACAGCCCACGGCCCACCCACAATGCTCCGCTAGGCAGTGGCACGGTTTTTTTGGGTAAAAACAACCAGGGCCGATACTCGAACTGCAAGGCGCCGCTTTCCGTCCGGCACAGGCGCCCACACGTGCGCACGGGCATGCCACCCCACTTGGTGGCGGTAAACATCCAGTTGGCGTTGGAGCGTGGCAGGAAACGCAGGCGCCGAAACGTTAGGTAATCCCAGACAAAGTTGCTGCCCATCACCAATAACCGGAAAGACCAACCGGCAATGAAATAACAAATGACAATCAAAACAATGGCAAACAATGCCCCCAGGTAGGGGTTAATCCAGTGCGTGGTGGCTACCAGCGACAGAAGAAACATGCGAAATGATTTCAAGGCCATGTCCACGGTGTTAAAGGGACTGATGAGAATGAGCATGTTAATCGCGTGCGAGGCCAGCCACACAATGAAAAACACAGCCATCGCCACCGGTACCATCAAGGCATTGAGCAGGCCGTTAAGGTCCAGCGCCGCAAAGCCTAGCGCACTCCAGGACGCACTCTCACCCATTGCTTCGGGAAACACCTGCGTCACCAGCGGCACAAAGGCCCCCGCCGCAATCAGGCCACTGACCTTGTTCTCGATGGCTTCGGCGACGTCCATGGGTTTCTTCAAGACGGTGGGAGCTGCCGTGCCCAGTGTATCTTTCAGGAAAACCAGGGCCACAATGATTAACGCGGGTATCCAGAACCAAGGCTGCGCATACCAATGCAACGGGCGGCGTTCATTTTCCGGTTTACTGGCATTTTTCATCCATTGATAACACCCCACGGCTCCAACCCCCAACAACGGCGAGATGGCAACGCCCGTAATTAACGAAAGGGTCTCCGCCGCCTCATACCCCGGCGGCAGCTTGGTTTTATCCCCGCTTTTTTCCCTGGCTGCCGGTTTTTCCGCTGAGGAAGGCGCGCTGGAGGAATTGGCCGCCAGCAGGCTGACGGCAACAACACACGCCACCGCCGCCATCAGCAGCCTTTTACAGAATGAACGCATTAAAAGGAGGTATGCAAAGGGTTACTGAAATGACCGGCTCATTGTCTCAAGCATGGAGATGCTCCCAATAAGCCGACATACCCGGCTCGTGCCCGTGATGCCGCCAGGCCACTGCGTCTTCCTCGCGCTTGAAGACGACGTTGCACTTGGCGGCCAGCTCCTTGAGCTGAACAATCTCGTTGTCCGTAATCGGACGAAAAGCCTTGCCCGCGGCAATGGCTTTATCAATAAGGTCAAGAAATGCCGGTGCAAAAGTGCTCACCACCGGCTCCTGGGACAACGCCCAACGCATGACCAGGTTCACCTCGTCCTGTGCTTCTGCTGAGCGATACCACCATTGGCGGGTCTGTGCCGCGCCTTTGGGCCACAAACCCGTGGACATGGGCTTGATGGCCAACACGGCCGCCCCTTGGGCCTTGGCCTCCGCCAAAACATCCTTGCCAAAGCCAAAACCGTAGTACTCCACAAAATTGATGGGGAACATCACGGTGTCAAACTTGAATCCTTTCATCACCTCCAGCGCCGCCTTGGTGGTATGCGCGGAAAAGCCAATGAACCGTACCTTTCCCTGCTCCTTGGCCTTGAGGATGGCCTCCATGCAACCGTCCGGCCCCAACGCTTGTTTCACCTCCGCCGGCTGCCGCAGGTGATGCAACTGATACACGTCAAAATAATCGGTCTTCAACCGCTGAAGTGAACGTTCCAGCTCCTGCATGGCGCCTTTGGCATCGCGTGCCTTGGTCTTGCAGGCTAGAAAGTATTGGTCCCGCTTGAGTTGCTGCAACGCCACGCCCAGCCGGACCTCTGATTCTCCGTAAGCCGGCGCCACATCAAAATAGTTCACCCCCTGTTCAAAGGCCCTGAGCACCCCTTTATTGCACTCATCCTGCGGGTACTTGTTCAGGGCAAACCCCGAGAAGCCGACGATGGAAACTTTCAGTCCAGTCCGGCCCATGAGGCGTCGAGGCATGCCCGCAACCACATCAGGTTGGGCGGCAGGCGCCGGTTGAGCCGAGAGCGCGGCGGGCGTGGCCAGGGCCAGTCCCCCGACAGTAACCGTGGTCGTCTTGACGAAGGTGCGGCGTTTCATAGGCGAGGTGCATTTAATGAGTTGACTACATGGCTCACGTAACGAGCTTATATTAACCTCCCCCTCGCCAAAGCACAAGCCGAAGCTCGCAGGAAAATGGGGGCATCCTATCCTGGCTGCCCCCCCGCTGGCGCAAGCATCCACGCAGGAGCAAGGATGCCTCCAACTCCCGGCCCGGAAGCCAAAGGCCCGGAAGCTAATTGTCCCCCGCCGCCCCCCCCTTCGCCGATGCTGCCAGTTCTTCCTCGCAATCCACGATTTCCTTGATTTGCGTCAGGAACCAGCGATCAATGCGCGTCAGTTCAAATACCTCTTCAACCGTCATGCCCGCCCGCAAAGCATGGCGAATAAAGAAAATGCGTTCGCCATTGGGAATGCTGAGTTTGCGCCGCAACACGTCCCGCGGGAATATCTCTCGGTCGCCATAGACCTGATTATCAATCCGCCAGGGCTTGCCGTCTCCTCCCAAACCATAGCGGCCAATCTCCAGGGAGCGCAGGCATTTTTGGAGGCTTTCCTTGAACGTGCGCCCAATGGCCATCGCCTCGCCCACGCTCTTCATCTGCGTGGTCAGCGTGGGATCGGCCTGCGGGAATTTTTCAAAGGCAAACCGCGGTATCTTCACGACCACATAGTCAATAGTAGGTTCAAAGCTGGCGGGCGTTTCCCGGGTGATGTCATTGCGAATTTCATCCAGGCAATACCCCACCGCCAGCTTGGCTGCAATCTTGGCAATGGGAAATCCCGTCGCCTTGGAAGCCAGCGCGGAGGACCGCGACACCCGCGGGTTCATTTCAATGACCACCATGCGTCCGCTTTCCGGGTTCACGGCAAATTGGATGTTGCTGCCCCCCGTTTCCACACCCACCGCTCGAATTACCGCGAAAGAGGCATCGCGCATGATTTGATATTCCTTGTCCGTCAGCGTCTGGGCGGGCGCCACCGTGATGGAATCCCCTGTATGAACCCCCATCGGATCAAAGTTTTCAATGGGGCAAATGATCACGCAGTTGTCCTTGTGGTCCCGCATGACCTCCATTTCGTATTCCTTCCACCCCAAGAGCGACTCTTCAATCAGCACTTCGCTCACGGGCGACAAATCCAAGCCCCGTTTGCAAATGTCCTCAAACTCCTCCCGGTTGTATGCGATGCCCCCACCCGTCCCGCCCAACGTATAAGCAGGACGTATAATCAACGGAAAACGCCCAACCTTTGCCGCCACTTCCCGCGCCTCTTCCAGACTGTGCGCTGTCCCGCTAATCGGCACATCCAGCCCGATGCTAATCATCAAATCCTTGAAAACCTGCCGGTCCTCCCCCCGTTCAATGGCCTCTGCCTTCGCGCCAATCATCTCCACCCCCAACCGCTGCAGCACGCCCTTGCGGTGCAAGGCCATGGCGGTATTGAGCGCGGTTTGTCCGCCCAAGGTAGGCAGCAAAACCAGTTTGCCCTTCGCCCCCCTCCGCTTTAACTCCGCCAGCTCGCGCTCCAGAATTTTTTCCACCACCGCCGGCGTAATCGGCTCAATGTAGGTGCGGTCGGCAAACTCCGGGTCGGTCATGATGGTGGCCGGATTGGAGTTCACCAAAATCACGCGGTACCCCTCCTCCTTCAGGGCTTTGCAAGCCTGAGTGCCGGAATAATCGAATTCACACGCCTGCCCGATGATGATAGGGCCGGCGCCGATGATCAGAACCGAATGAATGTCGGTGCGTTTTGGCATGGCAACGAAACCACAAACCGCGCGAATAAACCCTATTTTACCGCCCCTGTCATCTGAAAAACACACGAAATTTCATTGCGTGCCCCTCCCCCAGATTTCATCATGCCTCCCATGGCAAATAATTCATCCCCAAGCACCACGGGTTTGCCCATGACGAGCAAGTGGGACCCGGCCAAAATCGAGCAGGAACGCCAACTTCTGGTGGAGCTGGACCAGCGCCCCTGGTGGAAACGGCTGGGAGGATACTATAAACTAACCGGCCCTGCCTGGTTGCAAAGCGCCATGACCCTCGGCGCCGGCAGCGCCACCGCCAGTGTCGTCGCCGGCGCATTCTTCGGTTACCAACTGCTGTGGGTCCAACCAGCCGCCATGCTGCTGGGCGTGTTCATGATGGCAGCCTTGGCCAACATCACCCTTACCAAAGGCGAACGCGCCTATGAAATTGTCCGCCGCGAACTGCACCCCAGCGTCGCTTTCCTCTGGGCACTGGCCACCATCATAGCCACCATCGTCTGGCATTTCGGCCAATATGCCCTCCTGGGCGGCGCATTCAAAGACCTGGCGGATGTAGCCGCCGGCGTGAAAACGGAAGACCCCTCCACCGCCCTCTCACCGGCCACCGAAACTCTCGTGCGTCTGGGGGGCGGCCTCCTGATTCTGGGCATTAACATCGTGCTCACGTGGAATTATGGCTCCAAACCGAAAGGCATCCGTCTCTATGAAACTTTTCTCCGATGGATGATTCGCCTCACCATGCTCGCATTTTTAAGTGTAGTCCTCCTGCAACTGGTCAATTCCAAATTGGACCTGGGCGGCATCCTGCGCGGATTTTTCACCATTCGCATTCCCGAAGGTCCCGGCGCCACCACCACCATCCTGGGCGCCTTGGGAGCAGCGGTGGGCATCAACATGACTTTTCTTTATCCTTACTCCATCTTGGCCAAGGGCTGGGGGCCACAGCACAAAGGACTGGCCCGCTTTGACCTGGTGCTTTCCCTGTTTGTCCCGTACGTTGTTTTAACTTCGCTCATCATCATCGGCATGGCCTCCACCGTGCACAATGCCGCGGCTGGCTACGGCACCGTTCTGCCCGGCAATCCCACCCCCGCCGACCTGAAGCCCATCCAGGCTGCTCAGGCGCTTGCAGGGTTGCTGGGCAGCTCGCTGGGACGCATTGTTTTCGACCTTGGCTTCATCGGCATGGCCTGCGGCGCCATCAGCGCCCACATGGTTTGCTGCGGATTCACCGTGTGCGAAATGTTCAAACTCGAATACACCCCCGCCCGTTACAAAATGTTCACCCTGGTACCCGCAGTGGGATTGCTGGGCGTGCTGGTCAAAAGCCCCATCTGGCTCCCCGTGGTGGCCAGCGCCCTCGCCTTCACCGTGCTGCCCATCGCGTACATTTCTTTTCTCATCCTGAACAACAAGCGCAGTTACCTGGGGGACGCCGTGGGACGGGGCTGGCGCCGCGTCGCCTTTAATGTGGTGTTGGTGGTGGCCGTCATCATGGCCCTCATCGGTTCCGCCATAAACATCAAAGACCGGGTGATTGATAAAATCTTCCCGTCGCAATCCTCAGCCAGCCCGGCCAGGAAAGGATGACGATTATGCCAAAATTGACGCGTCGTTCCTTCACCAAAACCGTCGCTGCCGCCGGTGCCGCGATGGCCGCCAGTTCCTTGAATGTGCTCGGCGCCA
This is a stretch of genomic DNA from Fontisphaera persica. It encodes these proteins:
- a CDS encoding aldo/keto reductase, which gives rise to MKRRTFVKTTTVTVGGLALATPAALSAQPAPAAQPDVVAGMPRRLMGRTGLKVSIVGFSGFALNKYPQDECNKGVLRAFEQGVNYFDVAPAYGESEVRLGVALQQLKRDQYFLACKTKARDAKGAMQELERSLQRLKTDYFDVYQLHHLRQPAEVKQALGPDGCMEAILKAKEQGKVRFIGFSAHTTKAALEVMKGFKFDTVMFPINFVEYYGFGFGKDVLAEAKAQGAAVLAIKPMSTGLWPKGAAQTRQWWYRSAEAQDEVNLVMRWALSQEPVVSTFAPAFLDLIDKAIAAGKAFRPITDNEIVQLKELAAKCNVVFKREEDAVAWRHHGHEPGMSAYWEHLHA
- a CDS encoding NRAMP family divalent metal transporter; this translates as MANNSSPSTTGLPMTSKWDPAKIEQERQLLVELDQRPWWKRLGGYYKLTGPAWLQSAMTLGAGSATASVVAGAFFGYQLLWVQPAAMLLGVFMMAALANITLTKGERAYEIVRRELHPSVAFLWALATIIATIVWHFGQYALLGGAFKDLADVAAGVKTEDPSTALSPATETLVRLGGGLLILGINIVLTWNYGSKPKGIRLYETFLRWMIRLTMLAFLSVVLLQLVNSKLDLGGILRGFFTIRIPEGPGATTTILGALGAAVGINMTFLYPYSILAKGWGPQHKGLARFDLVLSLFVPYVVLTSLIIIGMASTVHNAAAGYGTVLPGNPTPADLKPIQAAQALAGLLGSSLGRIVFDLGFIGMACGAISAHMVCCGFTVCEMFKLEYTPARYKMFTLVPAVGLLGVLVKSPIWLPVVASALAFTVLPIAYISFLILNNKRSYLGDAVGRGWRRVAFNVVLVVAVIMALIGSAINIKDRVIDKIFPSQSSASPARKG